The genomic interval ATTCTTCACTTCATCTAATGCAGGATATGGAATATGAGTATGACCTAATAGCCATAAATCCATTCCTGTTTCAGCTAGTTCAGTCTCACTCATATTGAAATACTGGCTGGAAAGATCAGGAGACAGCCCACTTAATGCTCCATGGGCAATACCTAGCTGCCACTTAGCGTCTTCTAATTCCTCTAAATCTTTTATCCACTGCAATCTATTTGTATCAGAATGCTTACTATCACAAAAAGCTGGATATACCATTACATCCAGATCAAAGTCTTCAAGACTATAAGCTCTGTATTCATTTAATAAGAGGATATTAGAAGAGATATTATTATGGAAACGCTCCCAGAGTTCTACCATTCCATTATCATAATCATGATTACCAGGCATAACTAATACACAATCACCGGCAAACTTAGTCAGAATAGAAATTACTCTGATGATATCTTTCTTGGGAATGTTTATTTTATCAAAAAGATCACCTGCTATTACAAAGAGATTACACTGCTCTTGATTAGCAGTTAAAATCATTTCTTCTAATGTCTGAAATCTGCTTTCAATTAATTCGTTTCTAATAAAATCTGGATAATTGCTAAATTTCATTCCAATATGTAAATCTCCAGTATGAAATATTTTTAAAGACATTATCTTCTCCCCCTTAACTTGATTTAACTATATTAATTTCCTTATTTTTGAGGTTTTAAAATTTTTCTGATCCACTTACTAATTTCTTGAAATAAGCAGGAAATCCTGCAGTTTTTCTTAAATTTAGGACAATACAAATAATCCCTTATTTATCAGCGAGGGATAAATAAGGGATTATAATGTAATGATATTTAGATTTACGGTTCACTTTCATATCAATTGACAAAAAAATACCACAACATTTTGCTATTTCTTTAAAATTAAATTTGGCTATATTAACTTATAGTTCAAAAATCACTTTATGGCTGTGATAGTAGGATCGATTTCAATAGGAGCATCCAAATTAATAGCTATCTTAACTACAGGCTTTATAAGTTCATCTACATATTTTACTCCTTCAATTTTAGAAAACTTCTCTGTTTCACTTTGCTCATAAAAATCATATAGCTGATCTGCAGCATAAGCCCCACTATGAGTAGGAAATATCTCTTTAAAGCCAATTTCTTTTAAATATCTATAATATGTCCTTCCTGAAGGATGAATTGTTTTGCATTTTATTGAACCTGTTATTTTAGAATCTAGGCTTTTTATCTTCTCTATTGTAATACTGTCATAAGAAATATTTTTCAAACCCAGTCGCTTTAGTAAATCTTCTTTTGACAATGCAATACTAATACCATATTGATCAACATATTCTTCCTCTATCTTTCTATCGAATAATATTATTCTACTTTTATTACCCAAGGATGCTACCCAGATATCCTTCTCCTTACCTTCTTTATAAAGATTTAAGGATTCATAGCGAAATCTCAACCGACCACCTGGCTTTAGGACTCTATGTAATTCCTTTAATGTCTTAAAAGGATCCGGTGTTTGTTCAATTGACGAAGCAGCCATAATAGCATCAAATGAATTATCTGCAAAAGGCAGTTTCTCTCCAGCAATATAAGATTTGAAACTGGCATTAGTAATGCCCATTTTCTCTGCATTTTCTCTACATATTTCAACTCGTTTAAGTGATGAATCAAGACCTATAACTTCTTTGACATATGGTGCTACAAGCAAAGAAGGCCAGCCATCACCAGGTCCAAAGTCCAGCACTTTCTTGCCTTCAGCTTCAGTGGAATACAAGAAATCAAACAAGTATCCTCTATCACCCCAATGCCATCTCTTTTCTGTATCAAAAGCTTGATAAATTATAGGCAGGGAATAGCCAGATTGCAATTCCATATCATCATAAATGAACTTATCAGAAGTACATTCTTCAAACTGATACTCTTCTTCTAAAAATTTGATTATATCTATTTTTATAACCCCCTATACACAAGTGCTGGTTTTACTTGTATAAATATAATAAACAAAGTGCTTAAAGTAAAACTTATAATTTAATTGCCTTGGTTGCAATTGAAGAATTTATATATTGATCAAGAGCAGACCCTCCGATATCTTCATAAAAACCAGCGATTAAGAAACCTACATCAATTTGCCCCTTTATTTGATCTTCAAGTGTATGCCCAAAACAAATACCCTCTCCCTGATCTAAAACCAATTCTTTTAATTCCTCTTCAGATATACTAGTTAAATCTGAAGAGGGAATTTTGTGTCTGACATGAAATTCACCTTCATCTAATTTTTTATAATCAAAAATAAACTCAAGTGGATTACCAAAGCCTGATATAAGTGTTCCCCCATTTCTTAATACCCAATAAGACTCCTTCCAGACAGGTAAAACACTATCTACATATCCATTAGACCAGGGATGAATTATCAAATCAAATGATTTGTCTTTAAAAACTGACAAATCTCTCATATCACCCTTTACAGTATTAATTTTTAAGCCATCTCTTTCAGCAACCATAATATCTTGCTCTAATTGACTTCGGCTATTATCAAAAACAGTTACATTAGCTCCTAAAGCTGCCATTATAGGTCCCTGTTGACCACCACCAGAAGCTAAACAAAGAACATCCTTTCCAGCAATAACTTCTGGAAACCACTCTAGAGGAACAGCCTTTATTGGGGTTACAACAATTTTCCACTGTCCTTTCATAGCTTTTTTAATTTCTTCTGTGCTAACTGCTTGTGTCCATATATATTCATCTTGAACTTTCTTATCCCAAATCTTTTCATTTTTCTTTAGATAATCCATAATTATTCCTCTTCTCTAAGGGCTTACCCCTATAAAGTGAGTTCTTAGTTTTCCTAAAGGATGACCTAAAGAACAGGCCCCACGGAGTTTTTTATACCCCACTGAAACTTAGTAAAACGAATCCAGGAGGTTAGTGCCACTTATCTCCCACTTAAAAGAAGTGGAGTTTAGTGGCAGTTAGCTCTCGGATAAATTTTTCTCTACAATGTTTTTCTAGCAAATCTATGTCCCCATAATTACTCTCTTATATACCATTTAGATTGCTCCTGAAACATATTATGGTAAACGCCTTTTTGGGCAATTAAGGTTTTATGTTTACCCTTCTCAATAATTTTTCCCTTATCAAGTACAATAATTTTATCTGCAATTTTTATAGAAGCTAATCTATGTGTAACTAATATTGTAGTTTTTTCTCTTGCAAGTTTCGCAAATTTATTATACAACTCTGACTCCGCTAATGGGTCAATTGCAGAAGTAGGTTCATCAAGTACTATTAAGTCATGTATTTTAAAAAGCCCTCTTGCTATAGCAACTCTTTGCCATTGACCCCCAGATAAATCACTACCATTAAATTCACGGGATAACATTGTATCTATACCATTATCTAAATTTTGAGTATTTAAATTAACACCTGCTTCTTTTATTATTTGCTGCATATCTCCGGTAGAGTACATATCACTAATTCTTATATTATTCTTTAATGTCATTTTATAATGTTGAAATTTCTGAAATACTGCTGATACATATTTAAACCTGGATTTTTTATTATAGTCAGATATGTCTTTATTCCCTGTATATACACTTCCTTCAATTGGTGAATAAAGTCCTAAAATAATCTTTGTAAGAGTCGTTTTTCCTGCTCCATTCTCTCCTACTATAGCTAATGTTTCTCCTGCTTTAATATTTAAATTTATATTTTTGAGAACTTTATCTTTGGCTCCTGGATATTTAAATGATACATTTTTTAGTTTTATA from Halanaerobiaceae bacterium ANBcell28 carries:
- a CDS encoding metallophosphoesterase, translating into MSLKIFHTGDLHIGMKFSNYPDFIRNELIESRFQTLEEMILTANQEQCNLFVIAGDLFDKINIPKKDIIRVISILTKFAGDCVLVMPGNHDYDNGMVELWERFHNNISSNILLLNEYRAYSLEDFDLDVMVYPAFCDSKHSDTNRLQWIKDLEELEDAKWQLGIAHGALSGLSPDLSSQYFNMSETELAETGMDLWLLGHTHIPYPALDEVKNRKVFNAGTHEPDGMDCKHSGTAWLIEIDQGKNTLAKRISTGKYRFYDLAYKIEKEKDLSDIKESLLDKDTDRKIVRISLSGVIDECLFKEKEDFYQQLRRKLAYLEIDDNNLRIRISEDLIDKEFTKDSFPHLVLKELAASKEEDALQLAYEMIKEVKE
- a CDS encoding ABC transporter ATP-binding protein, whose amino-acid sequence is MAHRKKVAIIETFLSLLNIGGYIIIILLLTHYLRNGSITVGMFAAVYYSVAKIHNLSNQLMSKLGVILKDVSLAVYLYELLDTNEKEGVEKTLEVDKDIKLKNVSFKYPGAKDKVLKNINLNIKAGETLAIVGENGAGKTTLTKIILGLYSPIEGSVYTGNKDISDYNKKSRFKYVSAVFQKFQHYKMTLKNNIRISDMYSTGDMQQIIKEAGVNLNTQNLDNGIDTMLSREFNGSDLSGGQWQRVAIARGLFKIHDLIVLDEPTSAIDPLAESELYNKFAKLAREKTTILVTHRLASIKIADKIIVLDKGKIIEKGKHKTLIAQKGVYHNMFQEQSKWYIRE
- a CDS encoding methyltransferase domain-containing protein; translation: MELQSGYSLPIIYQAFDTEKRWHWGDRGYLFDFLYSTEAEGKKVLDFGPGDGWPSLLVAPYVKEVIGLDSSLKRVEICRENAEKMGITNASFKSYIAGEKLPFADNSFDAIMAASSIEQTPDPFKTLKELHRVLKPGGRLRFRYESLNLYKEGKEKDIWVASLGNKSRIILFDRKIEEEYVDQYGISIALSKEDLLKRLGLKNISYDSITIEKIKSLDSKITGSIKCKTIHPSGRTYYRYLKEIGFKEIFPTHSGAYAADQLYDFYEQSETEKFSKIEGVKYVDELIKPVVKIAINLDAPIEIDPTITAIK
- a CDS encoding class I SAM-dependent methyltransferase; amino-acid sequence: MDYLKKNEKIWDKKVQDEYIWTQAVSTEEIKKAMKGQWKIVVTPIKAVPLEWFPEVIAGKDVLCLASGGGQQGPIMAALGANVTVFDNSRSQLEQDIMVAERDGLKINTVKGDMRDLSVFKDKSFDLIIHPWSNGYVDSVLPVWKESYWVLRNGGTLISGFGNPLEFIFDYKKLDEGEFHVRHKIPSSDLTSISEEELKELVLDQGEGICFGHTLEDQIKGQIDVGFLIAGFYEDIGGSALDQYINSSIATKAIKL